The Caloenas nicobarica isolate bCalNic1 chromosome 32, bCalNic1.hap1, whole genome shotgun sequence genome includes the window ttcctccatctttgccCACAGACAGCTTGTATTGAGCTTCACAAAGGTTGCAGAGGAAAGatgtcagacaaaaaaaattaattgcagggtcatttattttcttcaaatacgCAGAGAGCACAACTTCTCATTTACAAGGTCTTTGACTTGAACTATAAAAGTGGACAGAGGATTAGAAGTGGGatgaataataacatttctttgtgggcAATATTATCatagttaaaaaagcaaaaccaaacaagccttccCCCAACTCCAAACAATCATCCACAactacaaaatataaaaaagacgGGCTGGACCAGTCATGAGTTATGTCATGAGTGATATGCAGAAGATGGGAACCTTAACGACTTTGAAAAGAATCCAGccatcagtttcctcagggcatccttgagctcctggttcctcatgctgtagatgagggggttcactgctggaggcaccaccgagtacagaacagacaccagcaggtccagggaaggagaggagatggaggggggcttcaggtaggcaaacatggtAGTGCTGACAAATAGgaagaccacggccaggtgagggaggcacgtggaaaaggatttgtgccgtccctgctcagaggggatcttCAGCACGGCCTTCAAGATCTccacataggacagcacaatgaacacaaaacatacaaagaataCAGAGGCAGCAAGTATAacaagcccaagttccctgaggtaggcatctgagtaggagagcttgaggatctgggggatttcacagaagaactggtccagggcattgcccttgcacagtggcagtgaaaatgtattggccgtgtgcagcagagcaccgagaaacccagtggcccaggaagctgctgccatgtggacacaagctctgctgcccaggagggtcccgtagtgcaggggtttgcaaatggcaacatagcggtcatatgacatgacagtgagaagaaaatactctgctgaaatgaaaaagacaaacagagagacctgggcagcacatcctgtgtaggagatgttcctggtgttccagagggaattggccatggatttgggcacagtCGTGGAGATGaagcccaggtcgaggagggcgaggttgagcaggaagaagtacatgggggtgtggaggtgctggtcacaggctatggtggtgatgatgaggccgttgcccaggagggcagccaggtagatgcccaggaagagccagaagtgcaagccctgcagctcccgtgtgtctgtgaatgccaggaggaggaactgggtgatggagctgctgttggacatttgctctgcctgtgaacatgaggacctgTTGAAGCAGGAAAAGATAGTGacagtttagatgagacttctctgggaaaaaccaaagccatttcccacagactctcccacaaagagacacttttctttttccaggagaacgtcctggctggagccctggtcggtgcttgatgagtgtgcaatgaagagcagggtctctgcccaggggctcttgaggagtcagcctgaccctgtgtgactgggtggggcaggggccagtcctggggttcagctttgtcagatggaaccactCCTGGTGCAGAaaggactgtcagcatctgtatcCCCAGCCTttagaaactgagtttgagaggtttgatGTTtccacagctccttctcccctcccaccctaGAGAGTGTtgtgggtgtcagaaaccctcagcatttctgctgcactcagggagaacagagcgagtcctgcgagaccagaggatgcctgagggtcagtgcagagtgaaggcagctgctctgtccctctgtcttgctcccagctgccctgggctggcacctttctgagatggtgatcacactcccatgttaccctgaaaagccacctgacactgctgagagcagagggatccacctcagatAACAACATgcctcaccctttcctaaggtctcagcaccgCACTTCTATGCCAGGACACACgtggctcatttcacaaacccaacagcatttcctccatcatagcatctctgcaattctgcatggggaattcagataatgctaaagTGCTacaggacaggtttgcatcctggagggaagctcacagcttggaacgaaaactcaaggagacagccaaggaTCCTAATGGTGGCATTTGATTAAGGGACACTCAGCTCAttgcccagccccacagatgcATTgcccacaggtcagaggaaagctttGACAcatgttcccatggacacacctgcaggaaaggacccacaagatcaggctgtgactctgcagctgaaactcccatccccagagagcccgacagcaagaacaagatcacaacaacagtgacccagagcagtggagcaagaaggaaaatgcggtgagggtgggtgtgagagaggccagggcagaggcagccgggcaccccgacagcgtcacccttccccagctgtgcagccacctcccacacaccagcattgccgggcagctgctctcagcccctgtgctctgcagagggaactggagctctggctgcacaggagctgcttcatgccttggagcccccggccctgagggcagaggctttgctgggtgggagaggaggcgagggggctgctcacaggagggatctgcactgcggggatcatacggagttttctctGTTATCTCTGTTATCCCTCCATAACAATTccgggtttagtttcctctcatttctgatcatttccctgctgcctggagattctccccctgggaggtgtttccctttccatcccttttccctgtcagcaccCACAGACCATCCgaccctctgtgccctcaccttggccctacagatcctgcctgttcacagggcactgcctgggggcatcttcctgtttgcaggttggaaaacaggacaggtcagactaaggctgacgggtccagcaaaggtgatgcaggtgctgtccacaggcagagaCTTACCATAGCAAGgcctgcaaagatttctcctccagtgagctctcagtcatcctcccaatcctgaccacctttaatctctctctgccttgctcgtctccctgagacccccaggcagagccctcagccctgctgcgctttgcagaggagctgctcctgggcagagctgtctctctgcagcgctgccgcttgccatgagctccctctgtcccaggagcccagcccagctcagcagcacaggagcagcccaaggcactttaatgacccctctggtgggtttggtgctgagtccatgaacctcagaccctgagGGGAAGTTGAAtaaacctctcaagaagtcaaaggcatattcaaactccaaagtttcttgtactgttaatgggtcccactgagggacaCAACTGAGAAATCATCCCGAGGGTCAGTTAGAGCAGAAAGCTGGAGTCAGTGATGACAGTTCAGGAAAAGCAAGtaaaggtctctctgatgctgagtaaacctggttgtgtttcattaatcaaagggccaaggcctgacccccaaACCTTTGGAAgtcagatcctgtccctcccacattgcccagggctgttcctgggacagtgtgatgtggggctgtgcaaggccaagggcaggactatggtccaacacctcccaggttcctggctggggacaaggaggccatggatgtcaaacagcacaggctgcagcttgtcctggctgtgcccttggctgagggcatcagtgcacagttgggctgtggcacctcagctgtagcacccggccaagctctgagagtcttcgggaaatctggttggtatcaagaatccaggtccccatgtgtgcaaaggtttgacttcagagcagagcaatgtcacaggggttggcagatggaaagttagggctgaaattgggcaacaggagagtaagcaagccctgctgtccccaaggccagagagaaacagggctgggaatgacagacctggaaggaaacgtgtgttttgtcagtggcgtctctgctgcccctgaggtacttgggcagacctgtcactgatctctaggaatgacaaggtgctgctgacaggcccaaggtgacaatggtttgtctgttccttgattgtgttatcaagggggtgagaactggtttgtgaaaagaaaaaaaggagatttggaagtgtagCTACACGCATGGACACCTGGCGTGATGCGCTTCCTATTcaagggctgccctacatctcctggatagagaagggacagatcttgtgatgcttcagaggtgggaatgagtttcttgcacaaagacaccaaatctgtctgcaatgctgtctggggtgtctgtcccacactcactgtgaaTGGGaatggctgccctggacaggaccatcgctgtccctgcccagtgcatgtaggggtgtgtgagagccttggcacctcacgtaacactgcaggcctgtaactggcaTGAAAGGGAATAActgccctgaatttgatttgtcaatagaattatagaataatttcagctggaagagaccctcagcatcattgagtccaaccataacctaacccactctagcactaaaccatgtccctaagaaacccatctaaacatgttttaaacacctccagggatggtgactccaccacttccctgggcagcctgttccactgcttcacaactaTTTCCATGAAGAActgtctcctaatatccaatctgaaccttccctggcacaacttgagaccatttcctcttgtcctatcacttgctacttgggagaagagaccaacacccaccatgctacaacctcctttcaggtagctgtagagaccGAGAaggtctgccctcagtctctttttttccaggctaaacagcctcatgtccctcagctgctcctcataagacttgtgctccaggcccctcaccagctcctttccttctctgaacctgctccagcacctcaaggtctttcttgttgtgagggggccagaactgaccccaggatttgaggtttgacctccccagtgcccagcacaggggacggtcact containing:
- the LOC136000320 gene encoding olfactory receptor 14A16-like, translating into MSNSSSITQFLLLAFTDTRELQGLHFWLFLGIYLAALLGNGLIITTIACDQHLHTPMYFFLLNLALLDLGFISTTVPKSMANSLWNTRNISYTGCAAQVSLFVFFISAEYFLLTVMSYDRYVAICKPLHYGTLLGSRACVHMAAASWATGFLGALLHTANTFSLPLCKGNALDQFFCEIPQILKLSYSDAYLRELGLVILAASVFFVCFVFIVLSYVEILKAVLKIPSEQGRHKSFSTCLPHLAVVFLFVSTTMFAYLKPPSISSPSLDLLVSVLYSVVPPAVNPLIYSMRNQELKDALRKLMAGFFSKSLRFPSSAYHS